A genomic stretch from Methanobacterium sp. includes:
- a CDS encoding DUF11 domain-containing protein, with protein sequence MKYKLVFTIFLSVFLLVICSAASAANTTYNYTTDDDFKKGNLTGLNVSDNQLQLSNNSSSSNYPFIWVPNSNEGTVSKVNTITGLEIARYRTGPYTYANPSRTTVDLEGSCWVGNRNIGSAVKIGLFENGGYLDRNNNGIIETSRDLNGDGVIMNTKDPVTGADIIEILPWGQDECVLWEVILIPGSEGNYTPGSYKGTYANDYYNPGPRGLAIDSQNNIWIGTYGTQKYYYINGSTGQIIRTVNVSSVNHSPYGAVIDQNGILWSSGNTGNNVLRLDTSNDSFTRINVPHTAYGLALDRNNHLFVSGLNYYRITRINILTGIIEWTKTAAYAQGITVTDDGDIWSANNVQGTVTRYSNNGDIKATIPVGNTPTGVSADNQGKLWVVDNGDEYIHRINPEKVNSEDIVNGIELSKRLVGGTHYGYSDMTGVLSNTITSNKGTWRVIHDSEVNNVLWGAISWNSFEPQGTRITVRARSSNDKTNWSAWEDVTNGVLLGLTPRGRFLEVNVEFERFKGSVSPVLYDLSVRTLSADVTLTNTIDNPTPKLGDTVRFITVVTNTGLDPATNLRIYPQIPTGFTPENPSHGSLVNNVWIVGTLNPGEMAVLEVKGVVTSDLTSRNIVYNASETHEEYDPTPSSSSSAGFYVPVSNIELVSGTVNGKPTLFVRNNGPDHAFNVGVQTSLPGGATSNTSQGFYSSGLWYVGSLASGAVASLSLNFPTSNIGAPVNVVSGYKKTSKRSRYGSKWDYSAQRGNIPPPNRKKGSSVPMQDTGVPLNFSGIAILFIFFAAYLNKNNDKIRPNKWLALFIVLFFALLLVGNVSAADPGTYNSTDDFNKGVYNNVNGSEGKLQLYNSSNSAGNYIWVPNSNQGTVSKVDVRTGQEVARYRTNPGAGASPSRIVVDGQGCCWVSNRVTGSLVKIGLYENKGYIDRNNNGKIETSRDLDNNGIITDNEILNWGQDECVLYEVILIPGKEGVYKPGDYKGGYANYGMGISSLILDADGNIWAGHNENKTFYYINGSNGQILRTVDISSYNHASSYAVMDNNGVIWSGGNNLLRLDTVTGSVAVKDVGYVIYTLALDNDEHLYIYGYYPAFWPNNRFSRLNTTSGNIDWTKTLSYMHWGSILIGSDGDVWLAEYYDHWFYGKTGRLTRYSHNGDVIANIQQGLTFSGLSRDSNGKIWVIDSADNYIHRVDPEINGVDLSKLLPSTAHAVSGTMTSPYLNSYDRGTWNVIHDSGIENAYWGTIGWNGYEPQGTKITVRARSSNDKSSWSAWEDVINGANLRLTPSGRYLDVEVVLERFSGTYLPVVYDLTVKNVDSNVLSADLGITITGNASSLNPGDTVKLTLQAVNNGPNTANVKVNYKIPFGLKLLSSQGQGTYDSSLGVWSIGNLQVGGSAALELVLQAVDSGYFVNVVSVNGDLPVTKSISSTSTGVVRFWSAGASSGMYDPNPGNNGANYGVNSLNPANIPDNLNKYPYNFPDNIVPPTPDTPPTPPQKPDDQNPPEQQPSSRVGQDILTVRENVSAQYNTGDETDYASEFLKLFLEVGSFPDDLLVPPILYGLLKKVMKPFINEGKKLFNAADSKTEYLAAAVLACSAAIIATGFISAMLLYIWYIILSFKSLMDKHNDKERKP encoded by the coding sequence ATGAAATATAAATTGGTATTTACAATTTTTCTATCTGTTTTTCTGCTTGTAATTTGCAGTGCAGCGTCAGCAGCAAATACCACTTATAACTATACAACAGATGATGATTTTAAGAAAGGTAATTTAACTGGTTTGAATGTTTCTGATAATCAGTTACAGCTTTCTAATAATTCTTCTTCGTCTAATTATCCGTTTATTTGGGTTCCAAACAGTAACGAAGGTACAGTATCAAAAGTTAACACTATAACTGGATTAGAAATAGCTCGGTATCGTACTGGGCCTTATACTTATGCTAATCCTTCTAGAACTACTGTTGATTTAGAGGGTAGTTGTTGGGTTGGTAATCGTAATATTGGTAGTGCAGTTAAAATAGGGCTCTTTGAAAATGGAGGATATCTTGATCGTAATAATAACGGTATTATTGAAACTTCTCGCGATTTAAATGGTGATGGTGTTATTATGAACACAAAGGATCCTGTAACTGGTGCAGATATTATTGAAATACTCCCATGGGGACAGGATGAATGTGTACTGTGGGAAGTTATTTTGATTCCAGGTAGTGAGGGTAATTATACTCCTGGAAGTTATAAAGGGACTTATGCTAACGATTATTATAATCCAGGGCCAAGAGGATTGGCTATTGACTCTCAAAATAATATATGGATTGGAACTTATGGAACACAAAAATATTATTACATCAACGGTTCAACTGGCCAAATAATAAGGACAGTAAATGTTTCATCAGTAAATCACAGTCCTTATGGTGCTGTTATTGATCAAAATGGGATTTTATGGTCTTCTGGAAATACAGGAAATAATGTTTTAAGATTAGACACTTCAAATGATTCATTTACAAGAATTAATGTTCCGCACACAGCTTATGGATTAGCATTGGATAGAAATAACCATTTATTTGTTTCAGGATTAAATTATTATAGAATTACTAGAATAAATATTCTTACAGGCATAATTGAGTGGACTAAAACTGCAGCTTATGCTCAGGGAATTACAGTTACTGATGATGGCGATATTTGGTCTGCTAACAATGTACAGGGTACTGTAACTCGTTATTCTAATAATGGTGATATTAAAGCAACAATACCTGTTGGAAATACCCCTACAGGAGTTTCTGCCGATAACCAGGGTAAATTATGGGTGGTGGATAATGGCGATGAATACATTCACCGTATTAACCCTGAAAAAGTTAATTCAGAGGATATCGTAAACGGAATTGAATTATCTAAAAGACTCGTTGGAGGTACTCATTACGGTTACAGTGATATGACTGGGGTGCTTTCTAACACCATCACCAGTAATAAAGGTACCTGGCGAGTAATTCATGATTCTGAGGTTAATAATGTGCTTTGGGGGGCAATATCTTGGAATAGTTTTGAACCGCAGGGTACTAGAATAACTGTAAGAGCGAGAAGCTCTAATGATAAAACAAATTGGTCAGCATGGGAAGATGTGACTAATGGTGTTCTTCTTGGTTTAACACCACGGGGCAGGTTTTTAGAGGTGAATGTTGAATTTGAAAGGTTTAAAGGTAGTGTTTCTCCTGTGCTTTATGATTTAAGTGTTAGGACTTTAAGTGCTGATGTCACTTTGACAAACACTATAGATAATCCCACACCAAAACTGGGAGATACAGTTAGATTCATTACAGTGGTAACTAATACTGGTTTGGACCCTGCCACTAATCTTCGGATTTATCCTCAAATACCAACTGGATTTACACCAGAAAACCCATCACATGGCTCTCTTGTTAATAATGTGTGGATTGTAGGTACATTAAATCCTGGTGAAATGGCTGTTTTAGAAGTTAAGGGTGTTGTGACTTCAGATCTTACAAGCAGGAATATTGTTTATAATGCCAGTGAAACACATGAAGAATATGACCCTACTCCTTCTTCTTCATCAAGTGCTGGTTTTTATGTTCCTGTTTCTAATATAGAGCTTGTAAGCGGCACAGTGAATGGTAAGCCAACCTTATTTGTGAGAAATAATGGTCCTGATCATGCTTTTAATGTGGGTGTGCAAACTTCTCTTCCTGGAGGTGCTACTTCCAATACTTCTCAGGGTTTTTATAGTAGTGGATTGTGGTATGTGGGATCTCTTGCTTCTGGTGCTGTTGCTTCATTGAGTTTGAATTTTCCAACTTCAAATATAGGTGCACCTGTTAATGTGGTTTCTGGTTATAAGAAAACCTCGAAGAGGAGTAGGTATGGTAGTAAATGGGATTATTCAGCACAGCGTGGTAATATTCCACCACCAAATAGAAAGAAGGGTAGTTCTGTGCCTATGCAGGATACAGGGGTGCCTTTGAATTTTTCAGGCATTGCTATTTTGTTTATTTTCTTTGCAGCTTATCTTAATAAAAATAATGATAAAATCAGGCCAAATAAATGGCTTGCATTGTTTATAGTATTGTTTTTTGCACTGCTTTTAGTGGGTAATGTAAGTGCTGCAGACCCTGGAACTTATAATTCTACAGATGATTTTAATAAAGGAGTTTATAATAATGTGAATGGTTCTGAGGGTAAATTACAGTTATATAATTCATCTAATTCTGCTGGAAATTATATTTGGGTTCCTAACAGTAATCAGGGTACAGTATCTAAGGTTGATGTGCGTACAGGTCAGGAAGTGGCTCGGTATAGGACAAATCCTGGTGCAGGGGCGTCTCCTTCAAGGATTGTTGTTGATGGTCAAGGCTGCTGCTGGGTTTCTAATAGGGTGACAGGTTCTCTTGTTAAAATTGGTTTATATGAAAATAAGGGTTACATTGACCGTAATAATAATGGAAAAATCGAAACATCCAGGGATTTGGATAATAATGGTATTATAACTGATAATGAGATTTTAAACTGGGGTCAAGATGAATGTGTTTTGTATGAAGTGATTTTAATACCAGGCAAGGAAGGAGTGTATAAACCTGGTGATTACAAGGGAGGTTATGCTAATTATGGGATGGGTATAAGTTCTCTGATTTTAGATGCAGATGGTAATATCTGGGCAGGGCATAATGAAAACAAGACTTTTTATTATATTAATGGTTCAAATGGCCAGATATTAAGGACGGTGGATATTTCATCCTATAATCACGCGTCATCATATGCTGTAATGGATAATAATGGGGTGATATGGTCTGGTGGTAACAATTTACTGCGTTTAGATACAGTTACTGGGTCTGTGGCGGTTAAAGATGTGGGATATGTTATTTATACTCTTGCTTTAGATAATGATGAGCATCTTTATATTTATGGTTATTATCCTGCGTTTTGGCCCAATAACAGGTTTTCCCGGTTGAACACAACTTCTGGAAATATTGATTGGACTAAAACACTTTCTTATATGCATTGGGGGTCTATTTTAATAGGTTCTGATGGCGATGTTTGGCTTGCTGAATATTATGACCACTGGTTTTATGGAAAAACAGGTAGATTAACCAGATATTCTCATAATGGGGATGTAATAGCTAATATTCAACAAGGATTAACATTTTCTGGGCTGAGTAGGGATAGTAATGGTAAAATATGGGTTATAGATTCTGCTGATAATTATATTCATCGTGTTGACCCTGAAATTAATGGTGTGGACCTTTCTAAACTTTTGCCTTCCACTGCCCATGCAGTATCAGGTACAATGACTTCTCCATATTTAAACAGTTATGATAGAGGTACCTGGAATGTAATCCACGATTCAGGGATTGAAAACGCTTATTGGGGCACTATCGGCTGGAATGGTTACGAGCCACAAGGCACAAAAATAACAGTGCGTGCAAGAAGTTCTAATGATAAATCAAGCTGGTCGGCTTGGGAAGATGTGATTAATGGGGCTAATTTAAGGTTAACTCCAAGTGGAAGATATTTGGATGTGGAGGTTGTTCTTGAGAGGTTTAGTGGTACTTATTTGCCTGTGGTTTATGATTTAACCGTTAAAAATGTGGATTCGAATGTTTTAAGTGCTGATCTGGGCATAACAATCACAGGTAATGCAAGTAGTTTAAATCCAGGGGATACAGTAAAATTAACCTTACAAGCTGTGAATAATGGTCCCAATACGGCGAATGTAAAAGTAAATTATAAAATACCTTTTGGTTTGAAGTTACTGAGCAGTCAAGGACAAGGAACATATGATTCAAGTCTTGGTGTTTGGAGTATAGGTAATTTACAGGTTGGTGGCAGTGCAGCATTAGAATTAGTTTTACAAGCGGTTGATTCTGGTTATTTTGTGAATGTGGTTAGTGTTAATGGTGATTTACCAGTTACAAAGAGTATTAGTTCAACTTCTACTGGTGTGGTTAGGTTTTGGTCTGCAGGAGCTTCTTCAGGAATGTATGATCCTAATCCCGGTAATAATGGGGCGAATTACGGGGTTAATTCCCTGAATCCAGCTAATATTCCTGATAATTTGAATAAATATCCTTACAACTTCCCAGATAATATTGTACCTCCTACTCCAGATACTCCGCCAACTCCACCTCAAAAGCCTGATGATCAAAACCCACCAGAACAGCAACCTTCAAGTAGAGTTGGACAAGATATTTTAACTGTTAGAGAAAATGTTTCAGCTCAATATAATACAGGAGATGAAACAGATTATGCATCAGAATTTTTAAAACTTTTTTTAGAAGTGGGATCATTCCCAGATGACTTGTTAGTGCCCCCAATATTATATGGCCTGCTAAAAAAGGTAATGAAGCCTTTTATTAATGAAGGAAAGAAACTTTTCAATGCAGCTGATTCTAAAACAGAGTATCTTGCGGCAGCTGTTTTAGCTTGTAGTGCTGCTATAATTGCTACAGGCTTCATCTCAGCTATGTTATTATATATATGGTACATTATTTTAAGCTTTAAGTCATTAATGGATAAACATAATGATAAAGAACGTAAACCATGA